TCCCTCAGGCCCGGAAGGCCTGGTCGAGGTCCCGAATCAGGTCGTCCAGGTCCTCGATGCCCACGGAAAGGCGGACGAGACCGTCGGTGATCCCCGCGGCCTCGCGCTCGGCCCTGGGGACGCCGGCGTGGGTCATGGAGGCCGGGTGTTCGATCAGCGTTTCCACGCCGCCGAGGGAAACCGCCAGGGTGGCCAGTTTGACGCTGTCCATGAGGCGGCGCCCCGCTTCCAGGCCGTCGCGCATCCCGAAGCTGATCATGGCGCCGAAACCGCGCATCTGGCGGCGGGCCACCTCATGCTGGGGGTGGGAGGGCAGGCCGACGAAGCGCACCCACTCCACCTCCGGGCGCTGCTCCAGCCACTTCGCGATGGCCATGGCGTTCTCCTCGGCGCGGGCGACCCGCAGCGAGAGGGTCTTGATCCCGCGGTGCACCAGGAAGGCCTGGTGCGGGTCCATGTTGCACCCCGTCAGGATCATGGTGTCCCGGAGCCGCTGGTAAACGCCGGGGTCCCGGGCCGCCAGGATGCCGCCCACCACGTCGGCGTGCCCGTTGATGAACTTGGTCACCGAGTGCATCACCACGTCGGCGCCCAGGAGCAGCGGCTGCTGCAGGCAGGGCGAGGCGAAGGTGCCGTCCACCGCCAGCAGCGCCCCCGCGGCGTGGGCGATTTCCGCCATGGCGGCGATGTCGGTGACCTGCATCATGGGGTTGGACGGCGTCTCGATGTAGACCAGCTTCGTCTCGGGGCGAACGGCCGCCCGCGCAGCCTCGAGGTCGGAGGTGTCCACGAAGGTGGAGCGGACGCCGAAGCGGCTGAAGTGCCGTTCGAGGAGGATGCGGGAGGGGCCGTAGACGGACGCGGTGCTGACCACGTGGTCGCCTTCCTTGAGCAGGGCGGAGTAGATGGTGTTCACGGCCGCCATGCCGGAGCTGGTGGCGATGCCGCCGACCCCGCCCTCCAGTTCCGCCACGCACTTTTCCAGGGCGTCGAGCGTGGGGTTCCCGATCCGGGTGTAGATGTAGCCGTCCGCTTTCTTCGCGAAGCGGTCCGCGCCGTTCTGCGCGCTGTCGAAGGCGAAGGTGGACACCTGGTAGATGGGCGTCACGACGCTGCCGTAGGGGTCGGGCGAGACGCCCGCGTGGACCAGTTTGGTGTTCATCCCGACGTTTTCTGTTTTCAATTGATCCTCCAAAGAGATAAATGAGCTTGGTAAAATCCTGACGACCCCGAAAAAAGCCCGGATTCGGATCTCACAGAGGCACAGAGGCACGGAGAAGAATCATAAGAATTTTTGATTCTATTAAATACGATTTGCATTTCTCCGTGCCTCAGTGCCTCTGTGAGAGAAAAGGACTTTTGGCGATGGCATCATATCCTGACATCCCCGAGAAGTCCCATCGCCCTCCGGGCGACGGCTCAAACCAACGAATTGCCGAACAGTTCCGTCCGTTTCCAGACGTGTCGCGAAACCATCCGGTCCCGCCCGCTTCACCGGCGGCCGGTCGTTTCAGCCGCCGCCAGGCGTTCCCAGACGGCGCGGATATCGTCCGCCGCCGGCCCGCCCCCTTCAACCACCGCCTGCCCGTCCATCTGGGCCCGGGTGACGGACCGGTCGTAACGGATACGGCCGGCGACCCGCGCCCCGGCCTCGCGCGCGTCGTCCTCGACCCGCGCGGACAGCTCCGGGTTGATGTCCCACTTGTTCACGCAGACCGCGGTCGGGACCCCGAAGTGACGGGCCAGGGAGAGGACCCTCGCCAGGTCGTGCTCCCCGGAGAGGGTGGGCTCCGTGACGACGAGCACCTCCGTGGCCCCCGTCACCGAGGCGATGACGGGGCAGCCGATCCCCGGCGGGC
This is a stretch of genomic DNA from Acidobacteriota bacterium. It encodes these proteins:
- a CDS encoding PLP-dependent transferase, giving the protein MNTKLVHAGVSPDPYGSVVTPIYQVSTFAFDSAQNGADRFAKKADGYIYTRIGNPTLDALEKCVAELEGGVGGIATSSGMAAVNTIYSALLKEGDHVVSTASVYGPSRILLERHFSRFGVRSTFVDTSDLEAARAAVRPETKLVYIETPSNPMMQVTDIAAMAEIAHAAGALLAVDGTFASPCLQQPLLLGADVVMHSVTKFINGHADVVGGILAARDPGVYQRLRDTMILTGCNMDPHQAFLVHRGIKTLSLRVARAEENAMAIAKWLEQRPEVEWVRFVGLPSHPQHEVARRQMRGFGAMISFGMRDGLEAGRRLMDSVKLATLAVSLGGVETLIEHPASMTHAGVPRAEREAAGITDGLVRLSVGIEDLDDLIRDLDQAFRA